TGGGCGGGGTCGCGGTGCACGTAGATTGAAGCCTGACCTGGCGCGTCCGCGTACCACCGTGCGATGCGCCGATCAGGCGCGCCCCCATGCAGTCGGCACGGGGGCCGGGATAGAGGGAGACGACGGCGACCATGCCGAAGACCAAGACGCACAGCGGTGCCAAGAAGCGCTTCAAGGTGACCGGCTCCGGCAGGGTGATGCGCCGCCGCGCCAACAAGAACCACCTGCTCGAGCACAAGCCCTCCAAGCGGACCAGGCGGCTCAGCGGCCCGGCCCCCGTGGCCGACGCCGACGCCAAGAACATCAAGAAGCTGCTGCGCAAGTAGCACTCGATCTGCAGTATCAGCGACCGGCCGAGGTCGGAACGGCCCCGGCCCCCACGAAGGAGTTCAGCACGTGGCACGCGTGAAGCGGGCGGTCAACGCCGCCAAGAAGCGTCGGGTCGTCCTGGAGCGGTCGAGCGGCTACCGAGGTCAGCGTTCGCGCCTGTACCGCAAGGCCAAGGAGCAGCAGCTCCACTCGATGACCTACGCGTTCCGGGACCGCAAGGACCGCAAGGGCCAGTTCCGCCGGCTGTGGATCCAGCGGATCAACGCCGCGGCCCGCGCCAACGGCATCACCTACAACCGGTTCATCCAGGGCCTGAAGGCCGCGGAGGTCGAGGTCGACCGCCGCATGCTCGCCGAGCTGGCCGTGAACGACGCCGCGGCGTTCGCCGCCCTGGTCAAGGTCGCCAAGGACGCGCTCCCGGCCGAGGGCTCGGAGGCGGCCTGACCCGGGGATCCCGGCGACGGGCGACGACAGCGACATGGCGGGCCGCGAGCTGACCTCTCTCCGATCACCACGGGTGAAGGCCGCTCGGCGGCTCGCCAAACGCGCCTTCCGGCGCCGCGAGGGCCGGTTCCTCGCCGAGGGACCGCAGGCGGTGCGTGAGGCGCTCCGGATACCCGGCGGGCTCGCCGAGCTGTTCACCACGGCCGAGGCCGAGGCCCGCCACCCCGAACTGGTGCTCGCCGCCGAGCGCGCCGGCGCGCCGGTGCTGCGCGTCAGCGGCGAGATCATGGCCGAGCTCGCGCAGACCGTCACCCCGCAGGGGCTGCTGGCGGTCTGCGAGTTCGTCGACGTCCCGCTGGGCAAGGCCCTGGAGGTCCGGCCCCGGCTGGTGACCGTCCTCGCGCACGTCCGCGACCCCGGCAACGCGGGGACCGTCCTGCGCACCGCCGACGCCGCCGGTTCGGAGACGGTCGTGTTCACGGACGCGTCCGTCGACCCCTACAACGGCAAGTGCGTGCGGGCTTCCGCGGGCAGCCTGTTCCACGTGCCGGTCGTGGTGGGCCCGCGGTTCTCCGAACTGGCCGCCGAGCTGAAGGGCGCGGGCCTCACCGTCCTCGCCGCCGACGGCGGCGGCCGCCGCACCCTGGACGAGGCCATCGACGAGGGCCTGCTCGCGCGGCCCACCGCGTGGGTGTTCGGGAACGAGGCGTGGGGGCTGCCCGACGAGATCCTGACCCACGCCGACGAGGTCGTGAGGGTGCCCATCTACGGGCACGCCGAAAGCCTGAACCTGGCCACCGCCGCAGCCGTATGCCTGTACGCCTCCGCCCGCGCCCAGCGGGGGTGACGGCGCGGGGACGGCGCGGCGGTGCTGTGCGACGGCGCCTCGGCGGGGGCCGGGGCGGCTCCCGAGGGGATCGCCCGCGTGCCTTCGGCCGCCGCGGTTCACTGCGGTCCGTGATCACTTGGCCGCAATCGGTCGCCTTCGGCGTCGTGTTCCGCCCGGTGGGCTTCGAGGATGGTACGCGCGCGGGCGGAGGGCAGGGGGCCTGCCGCGGTGCGCGGCTCGTCCGCAGGTAGGAACGGGATACGGGCCCGGCGGGGGATTTCGCCGGGCGCCCCCGCGCCTACGGTTTTGATCAATGCGTTGACCAGGGGCGGCGACGGCGCCGTGCAGATATGGGGGCGAACGTGATGACCGAGGAGTTCAGGCCGGCCAGGAGGGCGGGCCGGCGCGCGCCGGAGGTGAGGTGCCGGACGGCCGCCCCGACCGGATCCGGTG
The sequence above is drawn from the Actinomadura hallensis genome and encodes:
- the rpmI gene encoding 50S ribosomal protein L35, which codes for MPKTKTHSGAKKRFKVTGSGRVMRRRANKNHLLEHKPSKRTRRLSGPAPVADADAKNIKKLLRK
- the rplT gene encoding 50S ribosomal protein L20, which produces MARVKRAVNAAKKRRVVLERSSGYRGQRSRLYRKAKEQQLHSMTYAFRDRKDRKGQFRRLWIQRINAAARANGITYNRFIQGLKAAEVEVDRRMLAELAVNDAAAFAALVKVAKDALPAEGSEAA
- a CDS encoding TrmH family RNA methyltransferase, which produces MAGRELTSLRSPRVKAARRLAKRAFRRREGRFLAEGPQAVREALRIPGGLAELFTTAEAEARHPELVLAAERAGAPVLRVSGEIMAELAQTVTPQGLLAVCEFVDVPLGKALEVRPRLVTVLAHVRDPGNAGTVLRTADAAGSETVVFTDASVDPYNGKCVRASAGSLFHVPVVVGPRFSELAAELKGAGLTVLAADGGGRRTLDEAIDEGLLARPTAWVFGNEAWGLPDEILTHADEVVRVPIYGHAESLNLATAAAVCLYASARAQRG